The following coding sequences are from one bacterium SCSIO 12741 window:
- a CDS encoding T9SS type A sorting domain-containing protein, which produces MNQLLTRFLILIIALGAACQMHAQIWNEIAKFNSPDTTPNNRFGHSLDISGVYAVVGSPFIGANPNVQGKAYIYKWDGTNWNLDQTLMASDGRPNDLFGSSVGIEGNTLVVGASNGMSIGDSSGAAYVFEMQGNSWVQQQILVDSLNHSFKMSSEFGSAVDVHQNMIAVGDYMSPHNSSTTPNSGAVFLFERNQNTWTQKQMITAADANLSNNFGASVTLSDSNLLIGESTSNEVIAFEKTNGVFSKTERVVKEASIVGPDVGDHISVYDNLAIVSARSDNSDTTLYGGLVYQKNAGSWQQTAKLRCPPRTGGEVVVACSTKTAVVGMSGKIEMFESSNGSFNRTNQMVPSDRNSLPVNDLALHLGWVIAGNSVDGVVYIFNTFPPSTSTEDLGEPSNSTLRVYPNPSTGTVYIESPNSPISTVKVYASNGILLTTYLSHEWSGQLDLPEDKGLYLIEVSNGNQTDWKKVIRR; this is translated from the coding sequence ATGAACCAATTGCTTACCCGATTCCTTATACTCATTATTGCCCTTGGAGCGGCCTGCCAGATGCATGCACAAATCTGGAATGAGATAGCCAAATTCAATTCTCCTGACACGACTCCGAATAACCGATTTGGTCATTCCTTGGATATATCCGGAGTTTATGCAGTTGTGGGCTCACCCTTTATCGGCGCTAATCCAAACGTTCAAGGCAAGGCATACATCTATAAATGGGATGGAACGAATTGGAATCTCGACCAAACTCTAATGGCCTCTGATGGCAGGCCCAACGATCTTTTTGGGAGTTCGGTAGGCATCGAGGGAAACACACTTGTAGTTGGCGCCAGTAACGGTATGAGCATTGGAGATTCGTCCGGAGCCGCCTATGTATTCGAAATGCAGGGCAACTCCTGGGTACAGCAACAGATACTGGTTGATTCCTTAAACCACTCCTTTAAAATGTCGAGTGAATTTGGAAGTGCAGTAGACGTTCATCAAAACATGATTGCGGTGGGAGACTACATGTCCCCTCACAATAGCTCCACTACTCCAAATTCCGGTGCTGTTTTTCTATTTGAAAGGAACCAAAATACCTGGACTCAAAAGCAAATGATCACCGCTGCCGACGCCAACCTCTCAAACAACTTTGGAGCGTCTGTTACTTTGAGTGACTCGAATCTTCTAATTGGAGAATCTACCTCCAACGAAGTAATCGCCTTTGAAAAAACCAATGGAGTATTCAGCAAAACGGAGCGGGTGGTCAAAGAAGCCAGCATAGTTGGTCCGGATGTAGGAGACCACATTTCCGTTTATGACAACCTGGCCATTGTAAGTGCCCGGTCGGACAATTCTGACACAACACTTTATGGTGGATTGGTATACCAAAAGAATGCCGGGTCCTGGCAGCAAACGGCTAAGCTTAGATGTCCACCCCGAACTGGTGGTGAAGTGGTAGTAGCCTGTTCGACTAAGACTGCAGTGGTAGGCATGAGTGGTAAAATCGAAATGTTTGAATCATCCAATGGATCATTTAACCGTACAAATCAAATGGTTCCGAGCGATAGAAACAGCCTTCCTGTAAACGATCTCGCCCTACACCTGGGCTGGGTAATTGCCGGCAACTCAGTGGATGGCGTGGTCTATATATTTAATACCTTTCCTCCAAGCACTTCTACTGAGGACCTAGGAGAACCCTCAAACTCCACACTTCGGGTATACCCCAATCCAAGCACGGGAACGGTTTATATAGAATCGCCAAACTCCCCGATTTCAACAGTGAAGGTATACGCCAGTAACGGCATCCTCCTAACCACCTATTTAAGCCATGAATGGTCCGGTCAACTGGATTTACCTGAGGACAAAGGACTATACCTTATTGAGGTTTCAAACGGAAATCAAACGGACTGGAAAAAGGTTATTCGACGTTAG